One segment of Metallosphaera cuprina Ar-4 DNA contains the following:
- a CDS encoding DNA-directed RNA polymerase subunit G gives MLSNYVFSEICDIVSIKKGELRDLLVISIKCKDIDITLDMISSINMFEQGEKVNLTISKERPEFSERDFCAHGYVVTEKKKKDESYTTIISFFGPLLRISSNESFIEKKGLKIMDHIYFCIKKSTA, from the coding sequence GTGCTTAGTAATTACGTATTCTCGGAAATTTGTGACATAGTTTCCATAAAGAAAGGCGAACTAAGGGATCTCTTGGTAATAAGCATAAAATGCAAAGATATAGACATCACATTAGACATGATATCCTCTATTAACATGTTTGAACAAGGCGAAAAGGTCAACTTGACTATTTCCAAAGAGAGGCCAGAATTTTCAGAAAGGGACTTCTGTGCCCACGGTTACGTAGTGACAGAGAAAAAGAAAAAGGACGAAAGTTATACTACCATAATATCCTTCTTTGGCCCCCTATTAAGAATAAGTTCTAATGAATCATTCATTGAGAAGAAAGGATTAAAAATTATGGACCATATATATTTTTGCATAAAGAAATCAACTGCTTAA
- a CDS encoding Lsm family RNA-binding protein: MSTPKRILADMNSLLEKTVIIKLTDGRSYSGQLSSYELSPFMISLVNAKDGENNTFYKVVINGDVISEIIAKSTPVFDVREFADLLQKSLGLRPGDVKLYEEVGVITVLERIKVSESGVEGSGPMAQRIYDLYNDYVAKKKKGEMK, from the coding sequence ATGAGTACCCCAAAAAGGATCCTGGCAGACATGAACTCTCTGCTTGAGAAAACTGTAATCATCAAGTTAACCGATGGAAGGAGCTATTCTGGTCAATTGTCTTCTTATGAACTGTCTCCTTTTATGATAAGCCTTGTAAACGCAAAAGACGGCGAAAACAATACATTCTATAAGGTTGTTATAAATGGGGATGTAATTTCAGAAATTATTGCTAAATCTACTCCCGTATTTGATGTTAGAGAGTTTGCAGATTTATTACAAAAAAGTTTGGGATTGAGGCCAGGTGACGTAAAACTTTACGAAGAGGTTGGAGTAATAACAGTGTTAGAAAGGATAAAAGTTTCAGAAAGCGGTGTTGAGGGAAGTGGGCCTATGGCACAGCGTATATATGATTTATATAACGACTATGTTGCCAAGAAAAAGAAAGGAGAAATGAAATGA
- the tgtA gene encoding tRNA guanosine(15) transglycosylase TgtA: protein MIGDFEIKDEDLAARIGVLETKHGKLETPSFFPVVNPLRNDISIKELNSIGFYNFITNAYILKKNNLLNGNIHNKFEENNIIMTDSGAYQILEYGEISQENKDIVSYQVEIKPDIGVFLDVPTGNTDDWNEAKKSVELTLERGREIIEVIRENQDIIWTHPIQGGPFLDLIEYSSKQASKIPEFKMLALGSPTVFMEKYRYSKLIEMIYTAKSNVSRGIPFHLFGGGVPHLIPFAVALGVDTFDSASYILFARDNRYLTRERTYRLEELDYFPCSCPVCSRYTPKELAEMKSGERSKLLAIHNLWKIREEMNAVKQAIREGRLFEYIQQKAYSHPALYNAFKSILKYSRYLEKYDPRVKGSVKGVLLFNSDSIDRPEILRHVEFMKVFVPKKRNALVICGDKLNSPFILDPKVKSILSKNRGTDVFVALPFYGLIPVSTSESFPMSQFEMPEEVDKLTLEKTVSFIQSFLKDKNYEEIKFIECEKSVLSHVMSINTALG, encoded by the coding sequence ATGATTGGAGACTTTGAAATAAAGGATGAAGATCTGGCGGCAAGGATAGGAGTTTTAGAAACTAAGCATGGGAAATTAGAGACGCCCTCCTTTTTCCCCGTTGTAAATCCTTTGAGAAATGATATCTCTATAAAAGAGCTAAATTCCATAGGATTTTATAATTTTATAACTAATGCTTATATACTTAAAAAAAATAATCTATTAAATGGCAATATTCATAATAAATTTGAAGAAAATAATATAATTATGACAGACTCTGGTGCTTATCAGATTTTAGAGTACGGTGAGATAAGTCAGGAGAACAAGGATATAGTATCGTATCAAGTTGAGATAAAACCAGATATAGGGGTATTTCTTGACGTTCCAACTGGAAACACTGATGACTGGAACGAAGCTAAAAAATCGGTAGAACTTACTCTGGAAAGAGGTAGAGAGATCATCGAAGTTATAAGAGAAAATCAAGATATAATTTGGACTCACCCTATACAGGGGGGCCCTTTCCTAGACCTGATAGAATACTCCTCTAAACAAGCCTCTAAAATCCCAGAATTCAAAATGTTAGCTTTAGGAAGCCCTACAGTTTTTATGGAAAAATATAGATATTCCAAATTAATCGAAATGATTTATACTGCAAAATCTAACGTAAGTAGAGGCATTCCTTTTCACTTATTTGGGGGAGGAGTTCCCCATCTGATACCTTTTGCTGTAGCCCTTGGAGTTGACACCTTTGACTCAGCCTCTTATATTCTGTTTGCTAGAGATAATAGATATCTAACTAGAGAGAGAACCTACAGATTAGAAGAACTAGACTATTTTCCGTGTAGTTGTCCAGTCTGTTCCAGATACACGCCTAAAGAATTGGCAGAAATGAAATCAGGAGAGAGGTCTAAACTGCTGGCAATTCACAACCTATGGAAAATAAGAGAAGAGATGAACGCAGTAAAGCAGGCAATTAGAGAGGGAAGGCTATTTGAATACATACAGCAGAAAGCTTACTCTCATCCAGCCCTTTACAATGCATTTAAGTCGATCTTAAAATACTCTAGATATCTAGAAAAGTATGATCCTAGAGTTAAGGGATCTGTAAAAGGGGTTCTATTATTTAACTCCGACTCTATAGACAGACCTGAAATTTTGAGACATGTCGAGTTTATGAAAGTTTTCGTCCCAAAAAAGAGAAATGCATTAGTAATTTGTGGAGATAAGCTAAATAGTCCCTTTATTTTAGATCCTAAGGTTAAGTCGATCCTTTCTAAAAATAGAGGTACAGATGTATTCGTAGCACTTCCATTTTATGGGTTAATTCCTGTATCAACGTCTGAAAGTTTTCCGATGTCACAGTTCGAAATGCCAGAAGAGGTCGATAAATTAACGCTAGAGAAAACGGTTTCCTTCATACAATCTTTTCTAAAAGATAAAAATTATGAAGAGATAAAATTTATAGAATGTGAGAAATCGGTCTTATCACATGTAATGTCTATCAACACCGCTCTTGGATAA
- a CDS encoding proteasome assembly chaperone family protein — protein sequence MRNSKFISGFRTLGEVGYLSIRHLVLMRKMRRIGFVLTKYLRDVTFLDDYGVATPFELFYDDEYKVLVMLNHLLPFQREWSDFTHGMVKWLKRVQIRDSILVGGLDKRYKDVNDPLKWMRTSRSSIELEYPTLNKQLIMVGPLALFTVYAEIEDLPATVLLPYADRERLDPGAAAVAVDVINKIIGFNIDTRELYEDAKKIEQELQRQLEMIQKELSKSGVDRHYM from the coding sequence TTGAGAAACTCTAAATTTATTTCAGGTTTTAGGACTTTAGGAGAAGTAGGTTATCTTTCAATCAGGCATCTAGTGCTGATGAGGAAAATGAGGAGGATAGGATTCGTGCTTACCAAATATCTTAGGGATGTGACGTTTCTAGACGATTACGGGGTAGCTACTCCGTTCGAGTTATTTTATGATGATGAATACAAAGTACTAGTAATGCTTAATCATCTCTTACCCTTTCAAAGAGAATGGAGTGATTTTACTCACGGAATGGTTAAATGGTTAAAGAGGGTTCAGATAAGAGATTCGATACTTGTTGGAGGTCTAGATAAGAGATACAAGGACGTTAATGATCCGTTAAAGTGGATGAGAACTAGCAGGAGTAGCATAGAATTAGAGTACCCAACTCTGAATAAGCAGCTTATCATGGTAGGTCCATTAGCTCTCTTCACCGTGTATGCCGAGATCGAAGATTTACCAGCTACTGTGCTATTACCTTATGCTGATAGGGAAAGGTTAGATCCAGGAGCAGCAGCTGTAGCTGTAGATGTAATAAACAAGATTATTGGTTTTAACATAGACACCAGAGAACTTTATGAAGACGCTAAAAAAATAGAGCAGGAGCTCCAGAGACAGCTTGAGATGATTCAAAAGGAGTTATCCAAGAGCGGTGTTGATAGACATTACATGTGA
- a CDS encoding PUA domain-containing protein translates to MRERKLRQFVTDPEEASPYLDVLRSIADYQFGIGTAPCLFNSESSFTIQRSVNTWRIRNVLLDGKLFLVLRPQDGLFSITVFAAELLKKCSNPPRLRVTVNDEVIQAIMKEGNVFAKHVINVDRNLRAGDEAIIVNNSDELIAVGKMRLSGEEVMEYKRGVAVTVKERCRIRK, encoded by the coding sequence ATGAGAGAGCGTAAACTAAGACAATTCGTAACTGACCCAGAGGAGGCATCACCCTACTTAGACGTCCTCAGATCCATTGCGGATTATCAGTTTGGTATAGGTACAGCTCCCTGTCTGTTCAATTCCGAGAGCTCTTTTACAATACAAAGATCTGTTAATACGTGGAGAATAAGAAACGTTCTTCTTGACGGAAAGCTTTTCTTAGTCCTAAGACCTCAAGATGGACTATTTTCTATTACAGTTTTTGCTGCAGAGCTATTAAAAAAATGTTCTAACCCACCTAGGCTGAGAGTTACAGTCAATGATGAGGTTATACAAGCAATAATGAAAGAGGGAAACGTTTTCGCCAAACACGTTATAAATGTGGACAGGAACTTACGCGCAGGTGATGAGGCCATCATTGTAAATAATAGCGATGAGCTAATAGCGGTAGGTAAGATGAGGCTATCTGGCGAGGAAGTGATGGAATATAAAAGGGGGGTAGCTGTAACAGTAAAGGAGAGGTGTAGGATACGAAAGTAG
- a CDS encoding proteasome-activating nucleotidase: MSDELDLSKDASVNDEHAIRILEEKIRAMQIEAESLRKELNYYKSEMEKLLSPPLIEAVVLDILEDGRVIVKSTSGPNLVVNVSDNVDISAIKVGKYVALNQRGSAVVEVLRDREDPLVRSMEVVEKPNVRYQDIGGLEQQIQEIKEVVELPLKRPELFKDLGIIPPKGVLLYGPPGTGKTMLAKAVATESKAAFIHVVASEFAQKFVGEGARVVRDLFELARKKAPSIVFIDEIDAIGAKRIDLGTSGEREVQRTLMQLLAEIDGFQPLDNVKIIAATNRVDILDPALLRPGRFDRLIEIPLPDVNGREQIFRIYLQRMKIDDSVKVNELALLTDGLSGADIKNLCTEAGYIAIREESKTITMSHFRKAIERLRSKKLSRDVIDRGEKYV; the protein is encoded by the coding sequence TCTGTAAATGACGAGCACGCTATAAGGATCCTGGAGGAGAAAATCAGGGCGATGCAAATTGAGGCCGAGAGCCTTAGAAAAGAATTAAATTATTACAAATCTGAAATGGAGAAATTATTAAGTCCTCCGCTCATAGAAGCAGTAGTACTTGATATATTAGAGGATGGTAGAGTAATAGTAAAAAGCACTTCAGGGCCTAATTTGGTTGTTAATGTATCAGATAACGTTGATATCAGTGCAATTAAGGTAGGAAAGTACGTGGCCCTAAATCAGAGAGGGTCCGCAGTAGTGGAAGTGTTGAGAGATAGAGAGGATCCATTAGTTAGATCTATGGAGGTTGTTGAGAAACCTAACGTTAGATATCAAGATATTGGAGGGCTAGAACAACAGATTCAGGAGATAAAAGAGGTAGTTGAGCTTCCTTTAAAGAGGCCAGAACTATTTAAAGACCTAGGGATAATTCCTCCTAAGGGAGTGCTTCTTTACGGACCTCCTGGTACAGGAAAGACCATGTTAGCTAAGGCTGTAGCTACTGAAAGTAAAGCCGCGTTCATACATGTTGTAGCTTCCGAGTTTGCGCAGAAGTTCGTTGGAGAGGGAGCTAGAGTAGTTAGAGATCTCTTTGAACTCGCTAGAAAGAAGGCCCCATCGATAGTCTTTATAGACGAGATAGACGCAATAGGAGCTAAAAGAATCGATTTGGGTACTAGCGGTGAAAGGGAAGTACAGAGAACTCTAATGCAACTATTAGCTGAGATTGATGGATTTCAACCTTTAGACAACGTAAAAATAATTGCTGCAACCAATAGGGTCGACATCCTTGATCCTGCGTTATTGAGACCAGGTAGGTTTGATAGGCTAATAGAGATACCTCTTCCTGACGTAAATGGAAGAGAGCAGATCTTTAGGATTTACCTTCAGAGGATGAAGATCGATGATTCAGTTAAAGTGAACGAGTTAGCTTTACTTACCGATGGTTTAAGCGGTGCGGATATTAAGAATCTATGTACAGAAGCGGGTTACATAGCAATAAGGGAGGAGAGCAAGACCATAACAATGTCGCATTTTAGGAAAGCTATAGAGAGACTGAGAAGCAAAAAGTTAAGTAGAGATGTAATAGACAGGGGAGAGAAGTATGTATGA